ACTTCGTGAAGTATTGTTTTGCTCCCAAAGCTCCCACGATAAGCGTCACTGCTACGAATCCGGTTATCAGTTTAGGTTTCCGGAACTTGGGAATTTGAAGGATAAGAAGCGCGACGACCAGTGCCATCAGAGGGCCGCGCTCCTGAGTAAGGAAGAGGTAGAACACCAGCAGAAGTGCAGGTACGTGGAATTTCTCGAGCTTTGAAAACAGCTTACCGAGGTTCCCAACTAATTTCCTTTTGTACAGAAAGACTAGCCACGCATTCAAAGCAAAGGTTATTCCAAGAGCGATTCCATCGATCTCTGAGGCCATAAATGACCCTCCCGCTTTGCCGTGTCCGGCCCTCATGTCTACGAACTCATCCATCGGGAGTTTCAGGATTCTGTTCCCAATGATGCCGTAGATATTCCGGTTCATCCACTGGTAGACGGCTATAGGGCCAGGCAAGAGCATCAAAATAACGATCCTTCGGACTACGGCTAAGCGGAAGTCAGGTTCTATCAACATCCTCCCTGTCATATAAGCCAGAATGAAATAGACGACGGAGCTGATAGCGGCAAAGATGCCGTCGGCTATTATCGGCTCATGCATGATCTCACTGATGGAAAGACTTATAGAAAACAAGACCACCAGAGTATCCATGAGCCGGAAAGATCCGCTTTTAACGAATCGCAGCAATGCTGCAATACCCACCGGCATGAGTGCGTATTCTGCGGCGGAGAACGGAGGGAGATGGGGTAATCGGAAGTTGTATTTTTCCGGAAGAAGAAGGAGTGAGGGCAAGTAAACAGACAAGAACGCCGTCTCAAGGCGTCCTCGAATTACAAGGAAAAGCGAGATAATGCCCGGCAGAAGAAGGATCGCGCTCATGCAGCCAGATTAACCGAAGACCGTCGGCGTGCGGTATCGGCATTTTCAGGAACTGGCATTGATTGCTTTCTTATGCTACCCCTTCGAAACTCTACACATTCGAACCTCTTTTTACCTTGCAAATGCAGATTCTAAGGAGTCATTGTGTGTCAGATAGGTGCTAAAATCGCGATTCTAGAATACGATTGATTGCGTTGAAGTGTCCAGGGTTTTCGCGATCTCAATCTTCCTTGGAGCCAAAGAAGGTTGTCAGGTTGAAATGGCATTGCATCTTGCCCCACGGGGCAAGATGCAATGCGGCTCAGGCTGCGGCCTGCATTTCGGTCAGTCTGTCTATTCGCTGGTCTCGTTTTGCGTTCGGCTTGTGGGGAGATCTCACGACGACCAACGTCAAAGCGCTCTTGCCATTGGGATAGGCGCCCAACGCTCGGCCGTACAGTACGTTGTCTAGAAGTGTGGAATACCTGGGAAGGGTAGTTCCAAACCGAGGGCGTGGCGTATGGCAAAGCCGCTGGCGAGTGTAGCGAGGAAGAGCAAGGTCATCAAGCCGTCCTGGCGGAGCATGCCCAGTCCTTGGCGGTAGGATGCGTACACGTTCACCAGATACATGGGT
This DNA window, taken from Acidicapsa acidisoli, encodes the following:
- a CDS encoding O-antigen ligase family protein; its protein translation is MSAILLLPGIISLFLVIRGRLETAFLSVYLPSLLLLPEKYNFRLPHLPPFSAAEYALMPVGIAALLRFVKSGSFRLMDTLVVLFSISLSISEIMHEPIIADGIFAAISSVVYFILAYMTGRMLIEPDFRLAVVRRIVILMLLPGPIAVYQWMNRNIYGIIGNRILKLPMDEFVDMRAGHGKAGGSFMASEIDGIALGITFALNAWLVFLYKRKLVGNLGKLFSKLEKFHVPALLLVFYLFLTQERGPLMALVVALLILQIPKFRKPKLITGFVAVTLIVGALGAKQYFTKYTNISDDQYDSVSEQARSALYRRRMNERMQSVAEMGGWTGWGGNGVPEVEGVGKSIDNEFLRVHLIQGRLGYILFVLICAESIRTAVAQLWRFQALEDRAFAGSVLAALACLWITLYTVYMGEQLPQFAFLLIGWGQSIMPRRTSTAPVAAFESQPKFVFRQVFE